DNA from Amycolatopsis sp. DSM 110486:
TGGCTTCCAGCGTGACCAGCGACTGCCTGTGGTCCACCCGCGTGCCGGGCTCGACGTCCACCCGCCAGACCGTGGCGGCGAACGGGGCCTCGACGACGTGGCCGCCCGGCGGTGCCTGCACGCGGGCCGGCGGCCTCGTGACGGGTTCCGGCTTCGGGTCGAACTCGCCCGCGGCGGCCCACGCGCGGCGTTCCGCCTCGAACGCCGCCGACTGCGTGGCACGGAACCCGGCGATGCTCTCGGCGTTGTCGGCGAGGAACCGCTGGTAGTCGGCGAGGCGGAACTCCCCGTCGGTGATGTCGAGCTCCAGCTGCCCGGCGGAGCCGCGCGCCCGCAGGTCCAGCAGTTCGTCGGCCGACACCGGGTACCACGAGATCCGGTCGAAGAACCGCAGCAGCCACGGCGACCCCGGCTCGAACGCACCGCGCTGGTGCCAGCCGCTCCACACCTGCACGGTGCGGCCGACGAACTGGTACCCGCCCGGCCCTTCCATTCCATAGATGCACAGGTAGGCGCCGCCGATGCCGACGGAGTTCTCGGCCGTCCACGTCCGGGCCGGGTTGTACTTCGTGGTCACCAGCCGATGCCGCGGGTCCAGCGGGGTGGCGACGGGCGCGCCGAGGTAGACGTCGCCGAGGCCGAGCACGAGGTACTCGGCGTCGAACACCGTGCGGTAGACCTCGTCCACAGTAGACAGACCGTTGACGCGGCGGATGAACTCGATGTTCCACGGGCACCAAGGGGCGTCGTCGCGCACGCCCGTCATGTACCGCTCGATCGCCTCGCGCGTCGCCGGGTCGTCCCACGACAGCGGCAGCCGCACCCCGCGGCTGGGCACCACCAGGTCCGCGGTGCCCGGCAGGTCGCCTTCCAGCTCGCGCACCAGGCCGAGGGCCTTGCCGACCGGGAGCGCGTCCGGGTCGACGTGCACCTGCAGCGACCGGATGCCCGGCGTGAGGTCGACGATCCCCGGCACACCTTCGGCGGCCAGCCGCTCGGCCAGCGCGTGGACGCGCATCCGCAGCGCGAGGTCGAGGGTCATGTCGCCGTATTCGACGAGCAGGTTGTCGTCGCCGCTGCGCCGGTAGGTCACCGACGGCTCGCCGTCCTGCGCGGTCCGCCGGGCGAGCACGCCGCCGTCGTCGAGGGCGTCTCGGCTGGCGAGCAGCGGCACCGCCGGTCGGCGGCGCAGGGCCGCGGCGTGGTCGGTGTCGATCGGGACGAAGCGCACGGTGTCACCCGGGCGCAGCTGGCCGAGTTTCCAGCGCTCGCCGGTGGCGACCGTCGCGGGGCACACGAACCCGCCGAGGCTCGGGCCGTCCGGGCCCAGCAGGATCGGCAGGTCGCCGGTGTAGTCGACGGCGCCGATCGCGTAGGGCGTGTCGTGGATGTTGGACGGGTGCAGCCCGGCTTCACCACCGTCCTCCCGCGCCCACTGCGGGCGCGGCCCGACGAGCCGGACGCCGGTGCGCGCGGAGTTGAAGTGCACCTGCCAGTCGGTGCGGTAAAAGGTCTCGATGTCGGCCGGCGTGAAGAACTCCGGTGCGGCGTGCGGTCCTTCCAATGCGCCGATCGTCCACTGTGTACCCAGCCGCGGCCGGTCGCCGGCGGGGACGGCGCCGGCGACCGGGTCCGCGGGCTCGGCGCCGGGCGTGAGCACGTCGCCCGCCGCGAGCGCCCGGCCGCCGTGGCCGCCGAACCGGCCGAGCGTGAACGTCGCCGCGCTGCCGAGGAACTCGGGCACGGCGAGCCCGCCCCGCACGAGCACGTAGCTGCGCAGCCCGGCCGTGCCCGCGCCGACATCGAGCGTGCCGCCGGCCGGAACCACGATCGGCGTCCACCCGGGAGCCGGGGCGCCGTCGAGCAGCACGGGTGCGGTGGCGCCGGTGACGCAGACGGTGGTGTCGGTGGAGAACCGCAGCGTGACACCGTCCACAGTGCACTCCAGGCCGGCCGCGCCCTCGGGGTTGCCGAGCGCCAGGTTGCCCAGCCGCAGCGACAGGTCGTCCATCGGGCCGGACGGCGGCACCCCGACGTGCCAGAACCCGGTGCGGCCCGGCCACTCCTGCACGGTGGTCATCGTGCCCCCGCGCACGACGTCGATCCGCGGCTCGTCGTCGGTGACGCCGTCGAGCGTGGCGGTGTCGTGAGTGGCGCTCGTGAACGCCGGATCGACGGCCGCGGCGCGGAGCTGGCCGAGGTTGGTGCGCAGCCCGCCGACAGCGGTGGCCGCGAGGGCCGCACGCAGGTTCGCCAGCGCGTCCGCGCGATCGGTTCCGGTGCAGATCACCTTGGCCAGCAGGGGATCGTAGTGCGTGGTGACGGTGGTGCCGGCCTCGATCCACGTGTCCACGCGGACGCCCGGCGGCAGCGAGACGCCGGTGACCAGTCCGGCGCTCGGCCGGTGGTTCGCGCTCGGGTCCTCGGCGTACACGCGGGCCTCGAACGCGTGCCCGCGCGGCTCGGGTGCGGTGGTTCCGGGTGCGGTGGCGAACATCCCTCGGTCGCCCTGGGCGAGCCGCAGCATCCAGCCGACCAGGTCGATGCCGTACACCGCCTCGGTCACCGGGTGCTCGACCTGCAGCCGCGTGTTGACCTCGAGGAACGCGGCCTCCTCGCGGACGGGGTCGTAGACGAACTCGACCGTGCCGGCCGAGCGGTAGCGCACCGACGAGCACAGCGCCACGGCCGCGTCGGCGAGCTGCCGCCGCACCGCGTCCGGCAGATCCGGCGCCGGGCACTCCTCCACGACCTTCTGGTTGCGCCGCTGCAGCGAACAGTCGCGCGTGCCCAGCGCGAGGATCTCGCCGGCGCCGTCGCCGAAGACCTGCACCTCGACGTGCCGGGCGCTCGTCACCAGCCGCTCCAGGAACACGCCGGAGCTGGCAAAGCTCTTGGCTGCGACGCTGCGCACGGTGTCCCACGCGGCGGACAGCTCCTCGGCCGACGCGCACGCGCGCATCCCGATCCCGCCGCCGCCCCCGGTCGCCTTGAGCATCACCGGGTAGCCGATCCCGGCCGCTTCCGCCAGGGCTTCGTCGAGGTCGCCGAGCAGCCCGGTGCCGGGCAGCAACGGCACCCCGGCCGCGATCGCGGCCTCGCGCGCGGTGTGCTTGCTGCCGAACACCTCCAGGTGCTCCGGCGCCGGGCCGACGAACGCGATCCCGGCGCTCTCGCAGGCACGGGCGAACGCGGTGTCCTCGCTGAGGAAGCCGTACCCCGGGTGGATCGCGTCCGCCCCGGTGTCGAGCGCGGCCCGGATGATCGCGTCGGCCCGCAGGTAGCTTTCGGCCGCGGGTGCCGGGCCGAGCCGCACGGCCTCGTCGGCCAGGCGGACGTGGGGTGCGGTGCGGTCGGCGTCGGAGTACACGGCGACGGTGGGGATGCCCAGCTCGCGGGCTCCGCGCAGCAGGCGCACGGCGATCTCGCCGCGGTTGGCGACCAGCAGCTTCACGCCGCACGCTCCGGTTCGGTCACGACCATCCGCACCGGCGTCGGGTCGAACCCGTTGCAGGGGTTGTTGATCTGCGGGCAGTTGGACACGAGCACGAGCACGTCGGTCTCGGCGCGCAGCCGGACTTCCAGGCCCGGCGCGGAGAGGCCGTCGACGATGCCGAGCGTGCCGTCGGCCTCGACGGGCACGTTCATGTACCAGTTGACGTTGCTCACGAGGTCGCGTTTGCCGAGGCCCCACTTGCTGCCCTCGATGAGGAAGTTGTCGGCGCAGGCGTGCTGGAACCGGGTGTGCTGGCCGTAGCGGAGGCTGTTGGACTCCTTGCTGCACGCGCCGCCGAGCGTGTCGTGGCGGCCGCAGGTGTCGGCGACGACGGTGACCAGCGGCGCGCCCTCGCCGGTGCGCAGCACGCTGCCCGTGGTGAGGAAGATGTTCCGCTGCGCGGCGATCGTCACCGCGGCGCTGTAGCGGCGGGAGGTGTCGTTCGCGTCGTAGCAGAGGAAGTCGACGGCCTGGTTGCCGCCGAGGTCGATGATCGTGAGCTCCTGGCCGCGGCGCAGCACGGTGGAGAACGGCGCCCGCGCGGGCACTTCGACGTCGAGCACGGTCGTGGTCATGCGAGCCCCCGGGCGGTGAGGTAGTCGGCGGTGTTCTCGAAGGCCCGCCGAGCTTCCGGAGTGTGGGTCCACTCCGGACTGTCCGGAGTGCTGGGCCGGTCCCGCCAGGCGAGGATGCGCAGCGGCGTCACGGTGTAGTCCTCGCGCGGGTCGAGCGGATGCGCGGTGTTGGCCAGGAGCACGACCACCGGCAGTTCGACGCGCAGGTCGACCGAGGCCCCGGCGCCCGCGGAGCCGGTGAACTCGAGCCCGCCCTCCGCGTCGACCCGCACGCCCTGGAAGAACGACAGGCTGGGCGGCAGATCCCGTGGCCCCAGGCCGTTTTTCGCCGCCGCCAGCGTGAACAGCGGTACCCCGGCCGGCGAGGGTCCTTCAGGTGCGCCGTCGCCGTAGCGCTCGGTGTTGCCGTCCACAGTGGACGTGCCGCACAACGCGTCGTGCCGGCCGCCGGTGTCGGCCACGACGGTCGCGAGCACCCGGGCCTGGTCCGAGAGCAGTGCGACGGATTCCCCGAGGTAGGCGTTCCACTGCACCTTCACGGTGTCGGCGACGTTGAGCCGTTCCCAGGGCCCGTCGGCGTTGAACAGCAGGAGGTGCGCGCAGGCGTCGCCCTCGAGGTCGGTGAGCCGCAGCCGGGTGCCGCGGGCGAGGACCTTGTGCGTGTAGCCGCCGCCCGCCACGGTCTCGGCCCAGGTCAGCGTGGCGGGCTCGACTCCGGGCGGCGCGGGCCACCCGGTCGCCGGGATCGTCGGCATCGTGTCGACGACCGTGCCGGCTTGGGCGCGGGCGTGGTCGCGCGCACCGTGCGTGGTTGCTGTGGTGCTCATGGACGTCCTCTCAGACCGCGGGTTCGAGGGCGGGGGCGGTGGTCCGGCGCAGCCGCAGCCAGCAGAACCAGCCGATCAGCAGGGCGGCGCCGACGAACTCGACGGGGAACAGCAGCAGCCAGGGCGAACCCGAACCGGCGAGGTCGTAGATCTCCGCGCGGGGCCAGGCGATGTTCACGATCATCACCACGCCGTAGGCGACCGCGGCGACGTTCACCGGGACCGCCCAGCGTCCCAGCGAGAACAGACCCGGCTCGGCGGGGAAGCGCCCGCGCAGCCGGCGCACCAGCAACGGGCCGGTGACCAGCAGGTACGCGAGGTAGACCACGACCACCGAGGTGCCGGTGATCGTGCTGAACAGCGTCGGGTTGCCGACGTTCACGCCGAGCAGCGCGATCGCCAGCGCGCCGGAGATGACGGCGGGCCACAGCGGGGTGCCGGTGCGCGGGTTGACGCCGGACAGGCGTGCGGAGAACGGCAACGCGTTGTCGCGGGCCATCGCGTAGATCAGCCGGATAGTGCCGGTCTGGATGGTGAGCGTGCAGACGATCACTGCGATCGCGACGTCGGCGAGGAAGACCCGGCCGAAGGTGTCGCCGAAGACGGCCGTGATCACGTACGGCAGGCCGTGTCCGGCGAGCTCGCCGTCGGTGAGGCTCGGTGCGGCCATGAGCGCGGTGAGCACCACGGCGAGGCCGCCGAGGCCGGACACCAGCACCGCGCGCAGCACGGCTCGCGGTGCGGCCCGGCGGGCGTCGCGCGTCTCCTCCGCGACCGAGGCCGCGGTGTCGAACCCGTACAGCACGTACGCGGCCATCAGCGCCGAAGCGAGCACGCCGCCGATCCCGGCCGCGGAGGCGCCGTCGCTCACCGGGACGCTGTGCACCACGACCTGCGGCCCGCGCACGGCGAACAGCGCCAGGCCGCCGATGAGCACGACGACGCCGATCAGCTCCGCGGCGACCCCGACGTCGTTGATCCGGGCCATCACGCGGACTCCGGCGGCGTTGACCACCGTGGTGAAGACGATTAGCAGCGTGCCGAGCAGCACGGCGTTCGTGGCACCGGTCGGCGACGTCACCGACGGGTCGCCGCCGACGAGCTGGAACCCGCTCCACACCGAGGGGAGCACGATCTGCAGCGCGATCGCCGCGGCGGCGAGCGCGACGACGCAGCCGAGCAGCATCATCCAGCCGGCGAGCCAGCCGGCGAAACCGCGCGCGAGCTGCTTGGCCCACTGGTAGACGGATCCGGCGAGCGGGTAGCGGGCGGCCAGCTCCGCGAAGACGAGCGCGACGAGGATCTGCCCGGCGAGCACGAACGGCCACGACCAGAAGAACAGCGGGCCGCCGAAGGTGTAGCCGAAGCCGAAGAGCTGGAAGACGGTGGTGAGGATCGAGACGAAGGAGAAGCCGGCCGCGAAGGCGGAAAAGCCGCCCAAGCTGCGGCGGAGCTCCTGGCGATAGCCGAACTGCGTGAGGTCGTCGGAGGGGACCGAGGGCGCGGGCATGCGAGGCTCCCGTCTGCTGGCGGGTATTTCGATCGGTTGACCGAAATTAAGCCGCCGGTGGGTCGCTGCCGTCTCGCCCGCGTAAGGCGAGTGTTAACGCGTGTTTCCGGAAGGGGCTGTCGCGCGTAACACGGCGGGGCGCCTGGCAGGATCGGTCGGGTGGGCGGGAAGGCGACGGGAGTGGGGCGGCCCCGCGCGAGCGGCGCGGCGGCGAGCCGCCAGGACGCGCGCGAGGCGGTGCTCGACGCGGCGGGGGAGCTGTTCACCGGCGCCGGGTACGCGGCGACCACCACCCGCGCGATCGCCGAGCGGGCGGGCCTGC
Protein-coding regions in this window:
- a CDS encoding urea amidolyase associated protein UAAP2; this translates as MTTTVLDVEVPARAPFSTVLRRGQELTIIDLGGNQAVDFLCYDANDTSRRYSAAVTIAAQRNIFLTTGSVLRTGEGAPLVTVVADTCGRHDTLGGACSKESNSLRYGQHTRFQHACADNFLIEGSKWGLGKRDLVSNVNWYMNVPVEADGTLGIVDGLSAPGLEVRLRAETDVLVLVSNCPQINNPCNGFDPTPVRMVVTEPERAA
- the uca gene encoding urea carboxylase produces the protein MKLLVANRGEIAVRLLRGARELGIPTVAVYSDADRTAPHVRLADEAVRLGPAPAAESYLRADAIIRAALDTGADAIHPGYGFLSEDTAFARACESAGIAFVGPAPEHLEVFGSKHTAREAAIAAGVPLLPGTGLLGDLDEALAEAAGIGYPVMLKATGGGGGIGMRACASAEELSAAWDTVRSVAAKSFASSGVFLERLVTSARHVEVQVFGDGAGEILALGTRDCSLQRRNQKVVEECPAPDLPDAVRRQLADAAVALCSSVRYRSAGTVEFVYDPVREEAAFLEVNTRLQVEHPVTEAVYGIDLVGWMLRLAQGDRGMFATAPGTTAPEPRGHAFEARVYAEDPSANHRPSAGLVTGVSLPPGVRVDTWIEAGTTVTTHYDPLLAKVICTGTDRADALANLRAALAATAVGGLRTNLGQLRAAAVDPAFTSATHDTATLDGVTDDEPRIDVVRGGTMTTVQEWPGRTGFWHVGVPPSGPMDDLSLRLGNLALGNPEGAAGLECTVDGVTLRFSTDTTVCVTGATAPVLLDGAPAPGWTPIVVPAGGTLDVGAGTAGLRSYVLVRGGLAVPEFLGSAATFTLGRFGGHGGRALAAGDVLTPGAEPADPVAGAVPAGDRPRLGTQWTIGALEGPHAAPEFFTPADIETFYRTDWQVHFNSARTGVRLVGPRPQWAREDGGEAGLHPSNIHDTPYAIGAVDYTGDLPILLGPDGPSLGGFVCPATVATGERWKLGQLRPGDTVRFVPIDTDHAAALRRRPAVPLLASRDALDDGGVLARRTAQDGEPSVTYRRSGDDNLLVEYGDMTLDLALRMRVHALAERLAAEGVPGIVDLTPGIRSLQVHVDPDALPVGKALGLVRELEGDLPGTADLVVPSRGVRLPLSWDDPATREAIERYMTGVRDDAPWCPWNIEFIRRVNGLSTVDEVYRTVFDAEYLVLGLGDVYLGAPVATPLDPRHRLVTTKYNPARTWTAENSVGIGGAYLCIYGMEGPGGYQFVGRTVQVWSGWHQRGAFEPGSPWLLRFFDRISWYPVSADELLDLRARGSAGQLELDITDGEFRLADYQRFLADNAESIAGFRATQSAAFEAERRAWAAAGEFDPKPEPVTRPPARVQAPPGGHVVEAPFAATVWRVDVEPGTRVDHRQSLVTLEAMKTEARIPAPADGKVLEVLVSPGDQVAPGTPLVVLG
- a CDS encoding urea amidolyase associated protein UAAP1, which produces MSTTATTHGARDHARAQAGTVVDTMPTIPATGWPAPPGVEPATLTWAETVAGGGYTHKVLARGTRLRLTDLEGDACAHLLLFNADGPWERLNVADTVKVQWNAYLGESVALLSDQARVLATVVADTGGRHDALCGTSTVDGNTERYGDGAPEGPSPAGVPLFTLAAAKNGLGPRDLPPSLSFFQGVRVDAEGGLEFTGSAGAGASVDLRVELPVVVLLANTAHPLDPREDYTVTPLRILAWRDRPSTPDSPEWTHTPEARRAFENTADYLTARGLA
- a CDS encoding amino acid permease, with protein sequence MPAPSVPSDDLTQFGYRQELRRSLGGFSAFAAGFSFVSILTTVFQLFGFGYTFGGPLFFWSWPFVLAGQILVALVFAELAARYPLAGSVYQWAKQLARGFAGWLAGWMMLLGCVVALAAAAIALQIVLPSVWSGFQLVGGDPSVTSPTGATNAVLLGTLLIVFTTVVNAAGVRVMARINDVGVAAELIGVVVLIGGLALFAVRGPQVVVHSVPVSDGASAAGIGGVLASALMAAYVLYGFDTAASVAEETRDARRAAPRAVLRAVLVSGLGGLAVVLTALMAAPSLTDGELAGHGLPYVITAVFGDTFGRVFLADVAIAVIVCTLTIQTGTIRLIYAMARDNALPFSARLSGVNPRTGTPLWPAVISGALAIALLGVNVGNPTLFSTITGTSVVVVYLAYLLVTGPLLVRRLRGRFPAEPGLFSLGRWAVPVNVAAVAYGVVMIVNIAWPRAEIYDLAGSGSPWLLLFPVEFVGAALLIGWFCWLRLRRTTAPALEPAV